The Tripterygium wilfordii isolate XIE 37 chromosome 21, ASM1340144v1, whole genome shotgun sequence genome segment AAACTGCAAAACACaggaaacagagagaaaaaaaaaatcaatgaaccCTAATGTTCCTCCTCATTAGttcaaagaaaattttaagCCGGATGAGGCGTGCATGAGAAAGATTAATTATGccatctattattttttttctcctcctttaATTCGTTTGTTCTTATTCCTATATAGCTAGTCTTAACTAAGCTTTCACTGAGGCCTTTTAGGCCATCATCTTTTCATCAATCACTTGAAATCTTTTCTTGAAGTATGTGCTGTAAGCTCTGAATCTCTGTAAACTCTATGAATATGCCTTAAAATTGTCTGCTTGTTGATCCTAAAATATCATTTCCCTTTTCAGTTGGAACATAATCACCCACTTTTAATGGTGGCCACTGTATTCAAGTGCGAAGCATGATACCCTCTATGAAGCCAGGTGTGCACAAAAAGTGAACATCTTTGAGTGGGCGCCCTTGTTTGACAACCCACAAAGAAATACTTTTATGAACAATATCTCAAATATTGAAATGAACGCATACGATTTCATGTGGGACATATGAGATCCACAATTTCACATGGATTATGTGTATCCATTTCAGTAGTTCAGTATTTGGTATAGCTGATAAAAAAAACACTGAGATTGTTGtcagttttgaatttttattgccTGAAAACCTGATGGTCTTGCACCTCTTTATTGCTTACTCACATGACAGCCACACAACCAAAAAGTGGGATTTGCTTAGAAGGAATAAGCAGCAGGGAAGGTATGGgaataaaaataggaaaatgaACATAGTAGTAGTTGCTCTCTCATCCTCCATTAACATGTGCATGTTTTCTCTTCCATCCATTAAACATATACTATTTTCACAGGAGAGAAAAGGCAGATTCCttctttccttccttcctttttgTCATACTGCAGTTTGTCCCTGTCTTCTCTTCTAAAAAGTCCTATAAAAAACAGATCTAGAACTATCAAAGCATGGAAGTTTACTTACCTTTTGCCGCCCATATCATCActactactctttttttttataattattttcttcaactcacaacttataattttcttttccagTTAGTGCGGTGGTCATCAATCACTGCAGCCAGTCGACATTCTCGTCTGTGCTGATCTTGCTTATCGAAAGGGTGAAGTATATCAGCAAAATTGTTCCCATGCTTGACCTGTAACAAACAtttaaaaaacatatattttactTAGTTGAGTTTTAAGACACGAACATAAGATTATAGCTTCACTAGATTCCTTGAACTTACAAGGTAGCAAACATTAGGAGAACCCTTTTGGGATCGAGGATCCATGAAGGCGTGGCGCGCTTGAAACTGTTTCTTCTGAGCGGAAATCTGTTCTCGGTGGTGGTGGTAATGGTGATCTGATTATGAAGTTGTTTATTGGAATGATCGGTGCTCCCTACCGTCACCGCCGTGGCAGGTCTTTCAGGCATGCTAGACCCTACAAACACCAGCAACATCAATAATAccacaccctttttttttcttctgcaatAATGCCTCCAACaaaaaacatgccaataaaaaGGATTATGTACTCTGAATAACTTTGTACTTGTACTATACTGTCATTGAACCCAACCAGGCCCCATGCAATATTTGCTGTTACTCTCATCTCCATAGTTGACTCAACCAGTTTGGTGACATTTCACTTCAGTGGGTTGGCTCATGGTCCCATAATAACAACAAGACTGGCTTACTAGATTAATCAAGCAGGCTAACTAATCTTCCACTTAAAAAACCTCAATATCTTATGATTTCCAATCATTTTAACTTCAGTAAGAGGTGCCAACCAGTCCAGTCCAAGGGCCAAAACTAATCTAACCAAAATGACAATGGCATCAACAAATATAAGGAATCCAGTTCACCCATCACAAGTTGACACAAACTTTGTATTTTACTCCATGTATGTCTTATAACTGTTTCCTAGTGTCTTGCTTCTGCCaccaacctctctctctctctaactttggGACCATCTACAAtgatttaaaacatatatatatcttggaCAAAAgcaaattgttttttcttttcttttgtgcaCTAGGAACTTTTGTTTACTGCAATCCGTAAAAGATAATATGCCCAAAACAATGATCATAATTGTATTTTTGTCAAGTTTAGTACCTTTTGGTGAGAGAGCAGCAATGGTGGTAATGGTGTCTCTATCGTTTGAACATTTGTTTGTATTGAAATTAGTGTTGATCTTCTTGTCACTGCTGCGCATAGGCATAGATCCTTTCCTGGACAGGTTCCTCTGCAACTACACATTCATGAaccaaattcaaaaatattagaGAAGCCAATAATTTCAacacataaatattaaattaaaaaaacaattagAGCCTAATTGACCGCCAAATTCGTGAGTCGTGACGTGTTTTCTCAGACAGGTTATTTCCTCAtttctataattttattattattagttgaccaaataaataatgaaacaaGTTTTAGAATTTGAAT includes the following:
- the LOC119989139 gene encoding uncharacterized protein LOC119989139 isoform X1, with protein sequence MADNPKLEISDSCDSYGSENKIGTQKISVLDHVNGFQYESTDKSDSFVIDMESFCHGTKKDCTPNSRITLQRNLSRKGSMPMRSSDKKINTNFNTNKCSNDRDTITTIAALSPKGSSMPERPATAVTVGSTDHSNKQLHNQITITTTTENRFPLRRNSFKRATPSWILDPKRVLLMFATLSSMGTILLIYFTLSISKISTDENVDWLQ
- the LOC119989139 gene encoding uncharacterized protein LOC119989139 isoform X2 — protein: MADNPKLEISDSCDSYGSENKIGTQKISVLDHVNGFQYESTDKSDSFVIDMESFCHGTKKDCTPNSRITRNLSRKGSMPMRSSDKKINTNFNTNKCSNDRDTITTIAALSPKGSSMPERPATAVTVGSTDHSNKQLHNQITITTTTENRFPLRRNSFKRATPSWILDPKRVLLMFATLSSMGTILLIYFTLSISKISTDENVDWLQ